In the genome of Arabidopsis thaliana chromosome 4, partial sequence, the window TGCAGCATCATCTTTTGTGTTGGCTACAATGTTCGAAGGTGAAGCTATCTTGTTCAGACTGTCTCTCTTGGACTTGCTTCCGTTCTGGTTTGAGTTCATAGACAAACGCCTCATAGGAGTTTCGTTGAGCCCTCCTCCATTGACTCGTGTTCCCACCGGTTTCTTGGCACTAACGGGTCTTGCAGGGCTTGGTTTAGACCCAAAGGCGGATTCTTGATCTGTGTGTGGCTGTTCTTGCTGCTTCTTCTGTTCCTGTTAATGAAAAGGCaagattattttaaaagaagttAGTTTCAACAATCGGTTTAACACAGGATGAAACAACTTACTTTCAGCCTCCGCTTCTCATCTTCTCGTTCTTGCCTAAGCATAGTGTATTCATCTAGCATGGCGAGTAAAGGAACTCCATCGTACTCAAAGGACATACTGTTCTCCTCTTCCCATGCCCGGGTTTTAGCAATCAACGTGTCAACCATAGCTTGCACAAACAAAGTATGATATATTCTTCAGTCTCAGTTTAATTCTATGTGTAGTAATAACTAAGAGAGACTTTTGGAAGTTCTTACCAGTAATCTTGCTGACCAGAATCCGAGCTTTCTCAGCTCTCTTGAGATTCAAATGCGCACCTCGGCTTGCACTATACCTGTTCTGATCCTGTTTTTCCagaacaaaaacccaaaagaatCATCAATTGAACTCTATGCTTAATAAGTAATGTGTTTATTAACATAGCCAATGTTAGCATACTCGATTGTAATCTTCGAGCCAGCTCTCTTCCTCACAAGCTGACATCCATTTCTCTACACGGTCTAAAATTTCTTTTCTACTAAAGGCTTCCTCCTTGGCCTTTGCGATCTGGCTATCCATGTCAGCCAGTAACTCAGTAGGTTCAGTATTCCCAGCATCAATCAACGACATGATCCTCTCACGAACAACCTCTGGTTTTATTTCTATGTGAGCACGAGCATATATCTCCTCAAGCTCTGATTGCTTTTTGAATGCAATTTCCTTCATTCTGCTAGATTTCAGTTGATCAAGCCTATCCACTTCCACCTCAGCCTTCAAGAGTTCACagaagatttttaaaagcagtACTTATCATACACATTGATTGATACATTACAAATTTACGATACCTGTTCGATAAGATCAAGTGCGAGAGCACCAGAGGCAGTCACTTCATGAACTGAAGCTGAAATGTTAGAGGTAACATGGTCAAAAAGCTCCCTTTCCTCATCAGAAGTATCCATCAGATTCCATAGATCAGTTAGCTGAGTAGCTAGTTCTTGAAGCTGCATAAAACCAAGATACATTAATGAAATCCACAAACAAGAATGGTGCAGAGAAAAGTTACAAACTTTCAGCGCAATTAATCAGAAAGGATTTCAACATATGTGCAGCCTAAACTGACCAAGCTCATGTCAGAGATCACAAAGACCATGATTTTGACTAACCTTCTTAAGTCTTTgcattttatcttctttaagAGTCAAGACAGTCTTAGCCAACCTTGCAAGTGTTTCATTGCTAATGCTCTTGGTTTGAACACCATTTGCCTCATCTAAGCTCGGATGAACTTCGGTGACAGTGCTTAAGAAATCTAAACGAAGGACGGCACATAGATCATGCACCGTGCTCACAAACTCGAGCACCTTCTGTAACCTATCACTCTGCTCAAACACAAAGCAGTTTTAGTTCTGGTTTGAACATAGGCCACACATAACCATATCCCAACTAATATTTTACCTTCTCTTTCTGGAGCTCTTGGAGTTTCCTCTGGAAGTCATCTAATCTCTTTAGAGACAAGTCAGTCTCATCAACCACATGAGGTCCATTGTTCAATCCGCCAGCGATCTCCTCACATATCTTCTGAATCTGTGATTGTACATCAGAAAATGCCCGGACCCTTTCCTCTTTCTGTTGCCAAAGTTGTTCAAGCGCAGGTGCTATTGCAGAAAGTTGTTCTTTGATCGTTCCTGAAGTCTTATCAGGCTGCAATGGAAACAAAGACATTGAATCACACTACACTGTAACCATCTCATCTCTTTACCACTTGTAAGACGTGAGATTACTTACAATGTCGATATAGCTTTTTTCCCCGAGAGCAGTTGTGAGATTGGAAAGTTCAACAGTGGCATCTGACAAAGTCTGAAGAAGCTCTGCACGAGATTTTGCGGCTAGCTcaactttctttttgtaaacATTCAGACACTCTTCCTCAATCTGTAGAAGCAGTTTGTCTCGTTCTTCATCACTCTCCCCAACCTCATCCCAGATTTCCTGTAACAAGTTTGTACATTGAGTTTGTGGAACCATATATTAAAAGGATAAGTGTGTATGTTGCGAAATCTACCTGCAACTTCTGTAGTAAGGTGCCACAAGTGATTTCACCAAGAAGAGGATTTTCTGCTTCTGTCACTGCCATTCTTGTGAAGTCAAAAGGTTTCCTACAAAAGTAGAAACAACGAACATATTTAGTGAAGATCCAAACTAACTATACActaaaagaaaccaaagttgcaatcttttttagaaaaccaaattgaatCAGAAACAACATTTTGAACTTGGgaacaaaaacacatcaaaGAACTTAGTGAAGCTAAGAATGTGAAACTAAGCTCAAGAAAAGCTCGAAAGGAACttcaaagaaatcaaacagCATTGGTGATAAAACCAAAGCCAAAGCAAGAAATCAACATTGAAGAAGTAAAGAGGCAATGAgctgaaatgaaactaatCGAATCCAACAAGTAGAAGATGGCTTTCTTACCTTAATCGATATTGAATCCAAATGGTTTATCTTCCTCTCTTTTAGATCTGAAGCGACGAATAGTCACTGTGagagtaagagagagagagagcataggaaacagagaaatctCCAACTTTGGTTATGGAGGTTGGGAAATGGGAAAAGTGGGACCCATTTTACGGAACTCAATAATTAATGAGGAAAAAACAACAGCAAAAAGGTGAGAGACCCTGTCTTTTCGCGTTATTTACTGATTTGACCACTGATCTCACAGACCTCGTTGACTCCTCATGCTCATGTCTGAATAGTTAAAAGGCTTTCCTTAATGGGCTTAAATATCTGACCCAGCCCAAACAGATCAAGACAACACGTGTCACTCATTCCGGGTTTAAACATGAAGCAGCGACATGAATAGTTTATTGGTTCTCTCTTCCGATGATTTGATGAAACCTCACCGCTAAGTGCTCATCCACCaccttcctcctcctccttcttcccTCAccttttgagtttctttcttcacgtttcttttcattaattagggtttcgcaTTTTCAATCACCATCATCCCACCACGTTTTCGTTAATGTAAgttcattctcttttttctaCTTGTCATGATCCCATTTTGTTGCAATGTTCACTTATGAAATTTATCCTTTGTATGTGAATCATCACGTTTTGCTTTGATGAATCATTTAGATTTCTAGGCTTACACATTCAAATCTAAATCCTCTATTATATGCT includes:
- the MAP65-2 gene encoding microtubule-associated protein 65-2 (microtubule-associated protein 65-2 (MAP65-2); CONTAINS InterPro DOMAIN/s: Microtubule-associated protein, MAP65/ASE1-type (InterPro:IPR007145); BEST Arabidopsis thaliana protein match is: microtubule-associated proteins 65-1 (TAIR:AT5G55230.1); Has 30201 Blast hits to 17322 proteins in 780 species: Archae - 12; Bacteria - 1396; Metazoa - 17338; Fungi - 3422; Plants - 5037; Viruses - 0; Other Eukaryotes - 2996 (source: NCBI BLink).) produces the protein MAVTEAENPLLGEITCGTLLQKLQEIWDEVGESDEERDKLLLQIEEECLNVYKKKVELAAKSRAELLQTLSDATVELSNLTTALGEKSYIDIPDKTSGTIKEQLSAIAPALEQLWQQKEERVRAFSDVQSQIQKICEEIAGGLNNGPHVVDETDLSLKRLDDFQRKLQELQKEKSDRLQKVLEFVSTVHDLCAVLRLDFLSTVTEVHPSLDEANGVQTKSISNETLARLAKTVLTLKEDKMQRLKKLQELATQLTDLWNLMDTSDEERELFDHVTSNISASVHEVTASGALALDLIEQAEVEVDRLDQLKSSRMKEIAFKKQSELEEIYARAHIEIKPEVVRERIMSLIDAGNTEPTELLADMDSQIAKAKEEAFSRKEILDRVEKWMSACEEESWLEDYNRDQNRYSASRGAHLNLKRAEKARILVSKITAMVDTLIAKTRAWEEENSMSFEYDGVPLLAMLDEYTMLRQEREDEKRRLKEQKKQQEQPHTDQESAFGSKPSPARPVSAKKPVGTRVNGGGLNETPMRRLSMNSNQNGSKSKRDSLNKIASPSNIVANTKDDAASPVSRADPVMASP